A segment of the Thiohalospira halophila DSM 15071 genome:
GTAGACCATGCCCAGGCCGATGAGGAAGACCGCCGAGCCGGCCAGGTTGAGGATGACGTAGTGGACCGCCGCCCGGCTCCGGCTCCCGCCGCCCCCGTGGATGAGCAGGCCGTAGGAGGCGATGAGGAGGATCTCGAAGAAGACGAAGAGGTTGAACAGGTCGCCGGTGAGGAAGGCGCCGTTGAGCCCCATGAGCTGGAACTGGAACAGCGCGTGGAAGTTCAGCCCCCGATCGTCATCGCCCCGGCTGGCGTGGAGCAGGGCGGCCAGCCCCAGAACGGCGGTGGTGGCCACCATGATCGCCGCCAGCGGATCGAGGATCAGCAGGATCCCGAAGGGGGCCGGCCAGTCGCCCAGGGCGTAGGTCATGGGCTCCCGCGCCGCCGGCAGCAGCCAGAAGAGGCTGGCCACCAGGGCCAGGGTGGCGCCGATGCCGATGGCGCGCTGGGTGGCGATGTCCCGCGGATGCCAGGCCAGCAGCAGGAGCGCCCCGGCCAGCGGGATGAGGATGGGCGCGATGGGCAGGTGGTTCATCAGTCCTCCTCCCGGCCGTCGACGCGGTCACTGTCGTGGTCGCCGTAGGCGCGAATGGCGAGGATGACCAGGAAGGCGGTCATGCCGAAGCCGATGACGATGGCCGTGAGGACCAGCGCCTGGGGCAGCGGGTCGGTGTAGGGGCCGTCGCCGTGGATGAGGGCCGGCGCATCCTCGGTGAGCCGCCCGGCGGCGAAGAGGAAGAGGTTGACGCCGTAGGAGAGCAGGGTCAGCCCCAGGACCACGGGGAAGGTCCGCCCGCGCAGCATCAGGTAGACGCCGCTGGCGACCAGGCAGCCGATGGCGATGGCGACGAGGATCTCCATCTCAGCCCTCCTTGCCGATGGTGTGGTGGCCCGGGGCATCCTCGTCACCCAGCCGCCCCAGTTCGGCGAGGATGAGCAGGACCGAGGCGATCACCGTGATGAAGACCCCCAGGTCGAAGACCAGGGCCGAGGCCAGCTCGACGTTTTCCCCCCAGGGGAGGTGGACGTGCTTGAAGGTGCTGGTGAGGAAGGGGTAGCCGAAGGCCCAGGAGGCCAGGCCGGTCCCCGCGGCCAGCACCGCTCCCAGGGCGAACAGGCGGTGGTAGTCCATCTCCACCCGCTGGCGGGTCCACTCCAGGCCGTTGGCGAGGTGCTGGAGGATCAGGGCGATGGCCGCCACCAGGCCGGCGATGAAACCGCCACCGGGGGCGTTGTGGCCGCGCAGGAAGAGATAGACCGCTACCAGTAGCGCCAGC
Coding sequences within it:
- a CDS encoding Na+/H+ antiporter subunit C, with translation MEILVAIAIGCLVASGVYLMLRGRTFPVVLGLTLLSYGVNLFLFAAGRLTEDAPALIHGDGPYTDPLPQALVLTAIVIGFGMTAFLVILAIRAYGDHDSDRVDGREED